One genomic segment of Arthrobacter sp. zg-Y1110 includes these proteins:
- a CDS encoding OsmC family protein, translating to MATVRSAHTVWNGDLFNGKGDVTLDSSGLGTYDVTWKARAEEANGKTSPEELIAAAHSACFSMAFSNALAEAGKTAERISTSADVTFVPGTGITGSHLVVTAVVPGLTAEQFDDIAESAKTGCPVSQALAGIEITMDATLES from the coding sequence ATGGCTACAGTCCGTTCAGCCCATACCGTTTGGAACGGCGACCTCTTCAACGGCAAGGGAGATGTCACCCTCGATTCCTCCGGACTCGGCACCTACGACGTCACGTGGAAGGCCCGCGCCGAAGAGGCCAACGGCAAGACCAGCCCTGAGGAACTTATTGCCGCGGCCCACTCGGCCTGCTTCTCCATGGCCTTCAGCAACGCGCTTGCCGAGGCAGGCAAGACGGCGGAGCGGATCTCCACATCCGCTGACGTGACCTTCGTTCCGGGTACGGGCATCACCGGCAGCCACCTTGTGGTCACCGCCGTGGTACCCGGACTGACGGCAGAGCAGTTTGACGACATTGCCGAGTCGGCGAAGACCGGCTGCCCGGTCTCGCAGGCCCTGGCCGGCATCGAGATCACCATGGACGCCACGCTGGAGTCCTAG
- the sucB gene encoding 2-oxoglutarate dehydrogenase, E2 component, dihydrolipoamide succinyltransferase: MSETVNLPALGESVTEGTVTRWLKNVGDRVEVDEPLLEVSTDKVDTEIPSPVAGVIEEILVAEDETAEVGAALVRIGDGSGSGEQLDDGGSAANQEAPAEEAAPAAEEAPAESGSGEGTEVTLPALGESVTEGTVTRWLKAVGDDVEMDEPLLEVSTDKVDTEIPSPVAGKLLEIRVNEDDTAEVGSVLAVIGSGAAAPAKAEPKGAEPVAAASKDEREAPAVEPEKKEEPKAEAPKQEAPKAEAPKQEAPKAEAPEQEASSGSNDGGTYVTPLVRKLANEHGVDLSSIKGSGVAGRIRKQDVLEAAEAKKAASQQPAASASAPATSAASEKAAPAQISEASAKLRGTTVKAPRIRQTIARRMRESLEESAQLTQVHEVDMTRIAALRQKAKGNFQQQNGAKLTFLPFIAKAVVEGLKQHPVLNASYNNETQEITYHDAEHLAIAVDTEKGLLVPVINDAGDLNITGLAKKIADVGSRTRNNKIGPDELSGGTFTITNIGSVGALFDTPIINQPQVGILGTGAIVKRPMVVTDAEGNDNIAIRSMMYLSLTYDHRLVDGADAGRFLQTLKARLEEGNFEADLGL, encoded by the coding sequence ATGTCTGAAACCGTGAACTTACCAGCCCTCGGGGAAAGCGTCACCGAAGGCACCGTCACCCGCTGGCTGAAGAACGTGGGCGACCGCGTCGAGGTCGACGAGCCCCTGCTCGAGGTATCCACCGACAAGGTCGACACCGAAATCCCCTCCCCCGTTGCCGGCGTCATCGAGGAAATCCTCGTAGCCGAAGACGAAACCGCCGAGGTCGGCGCAGCACTTGTGCGCATCGGCGACGGCTCCGGCTCCGGCGAACAGCTGGACGACGGCGGCAGCGCCGCCAACCAGGAAGCACCGGCCGAAGAGGCGGCTCCTGCCGCTGAAGAAGCCCCCGCGGAGAGCGGCTCCGGCGAAGGCACCGAGGTCACCCTCCCGGCCCTCGGCGAGTCCGTTACCGAAGGCACCGTCACCCGCTGGCTCAAGGCAGTTGGCGACGACGTCGAAATGGACGAGCCGCTGCTCGAGGTTTCCACCGACAAGGTCGACACCGAGATCCCCTCCCCGGTAGCCGGCAAGCTGCTGGAAATCCGGGTCAACGAAGACGACACGGCTGAGGTTGGTTCCGTACTGGCCGTCATCGGATCCGGTGCTGCTGCCCCCGCCAAGGCCGAGCCCAAGGGAGCCGAGCCCGTAGCGGCCGCTTCCAAGGACGAGCGCGAGGCGCCGGCCGTCGAGCCGGAAAAGAAGGAAGAACCCAAGGCGGAGGCCCCCAAGCAGGAAGCCCCGAAGGCTGAAGCTCCCAAGCAGGAAGCCCCGAAGGCTGAAGCTCCCGAGCAGGAAGCTTCCAGCGGTTCCAACGACGGCGGCACCTACGTGACCCCGCTGGTCCGCAAGCTGGCCAACGAACACGGCGTCGACCTTTCCAGCATCAAGGGTTCCGGCGTTGCCGGACGCATCCGCAAGCAGGATGTGCTTGAAGCCGCTGAGGCCAAGAAGGCCGCCTCGCAGCAGCCTGCCGCTTCCGCTTCCGCTCCTGCCACCTCCGCCGCCTCCGAAAAGGCAGCACCGGCGCAGATCAGCGAAGCCAGCGCGAAGCTCCGCGGCACCACGGTCAAGGCACCGCGCATCCGCCAGACCATCGCGCGCCGCATGCGCGAGTCCCTGGAGGAGTCGGCACAGCTGACCCAGGTGCACGAGGTCGACATGACCCGCATTGCAGCCCTGCGCCAGAAGGCCAAGGGCAACTTCCAGCAGCAGAACGGCGCGAAGCTCACCTTCCTGCCGTTCATTGCCAAGGCAGTTGTCGAGGGCCTGAAGCAGCACCCGGTCCTCAACGCCTCGTACAACAACGAGACGCAGGAAATCACGTACCACGACGCCGAGCACCTCGCGATTGCCGTGGACACCGAGAAGGGCCTGCTGGTTCCGGTCATCAACGACGCCGGTGACCTGAACATCACCGGTCTCGCGAAGAAGATTGCCGACGTCGGCAGCCGTACGCGCAACAACAAGATCGGCCCCGACGAGCTCTCCGGCGGCACGTTCACCATCACGAACATCGGCAGCGTCGGAGCCCTCTTCGACACGCCGATCATCAACCAGCCGCAGGTCGGCATCCTGGGCACCGGTGCGATCGTCAAGCGTCCCATGGTCGTCACCGACGCCGAGGGCAATGACAACATTGCCATCCGTTCGATGATGTACCTCTCCCTGACGTACGACCACCGCCTGGTGGACGGCGCCGATGCAGGCCGCTTCCTGCAGACGCTGAAGGCACGCCTGGAAGAAGGCAACTTCGAGGCAGACCTGGGACTCTAG